A genomic window from Slackia heliotrinireducens DSM 20476 includes:
- a CDS encoding NAD(P)H-hydrate dehydratase — MVLEKQFGEADARAALPHLKFDDNKFTRGMCELIVGGPEFPGAGVLASLAANSLAAGYVTTYTWKDAARAIRAKQPSIVVRKPKEFLTRDHTAAPGKPKAVVIGCGLSPDDEAAELVLAALQVEVPLVMDGGALAFMNRADVKEALVTRAKNKFPTVLTPHAGEAARLLKAEAERCAEQESLFDTSDPSWQWVHERGEQYAAADPKADPAQAAALIANAYGAVCVLKGPDTYISVPGFVQESDEHTVLVVTEGTPALAKAGTGDVLAGTIGSFVASGMALEAACSLGVFLHARAGRLAGEALGELCVTAERVLHYIPKAVCSLA, encoded by the coding sequence ATGGTATTGGAGAAGCAGTTCGGAGAGGCCGACGCCCGAGCGGCCCTTCCACATCTGAAATTCGACGATAACAAATTTACCCGCGGCATGTGCGAGCTCATCGTGGGCGGCCCCGAGTTCCCAGGTGCAGGCGTGCTGGCCTCGCTGGCTGCTAACAGCCTTGCGGCGGGCTACGTCACCACCTACACCTGGAAAGATGCGGCTCGGGCCATCCGCGCGAAGCAGCCCTCTATCGTGGTCCGCAAGCCGAAAGAATTCCTGACTCGCGACCATACGGCAGCGCCGGGCAAGCCGAAGGCAGTGGTCATCGGCTGCGGCCTGTCTCCTGATGATGAAGCCGCCGAGCTGGTGTTGGCGGCGCTGCAGGTTGAAGTGCCTTTGGTTATGGACGGGGGAGCGCTGGCGTTCATGAATCGGGCCGACGTCAAGGAAGCCCTGGTCACCCGTGCCAAGAACAAGTTCCCCACGGTGCTCACGCCGCATGCGGGCGAGGCGGCCCGTCTGCTGAAGGCCGAGGCCGAGCGCTGCGCCGAGCAGGAATCCCTTTTCGACACCTCCGACCCCTCGTGGCAGTGGGTCCACGAGCGTGGCGAACAGTACGCGGCCGCAGACCCGAAGGCCGATCCGGCGCAGGCCGCGGCGCTGATCGCCAACGCCTACGGCGCGGTCTGCGTGCTGAAGGGGCCGGACACCTACATCTCGGTTCCCGGCTTCGTGCAAGAATCCGACGAGCACACCGTTCTGGTGGTGACGGAAGGCACCCCGGCGTTGGCGAAGGCCGGCACGGGTGACGTGCTTGCTGGTACCATCGGGTCCTTTGTCGCATCGGGCATGGCACTCGAAGCCGCCTGTTCGCTGGGCGTGTTCCTGCATGCGCGGGCAGGCCGGCTGGCAGGGGAGGCCTTAGGCGAGCTCTGCGTGACGGCCGAGCGAGTGCTGCACTACATTCCGAAGGCGGTGTGCAGCCTGGCATAG
- a CDS encoding PhzF family phenazine biosynthesis protein, with protein MKQYVVDAFAPRPFTGNPAAVCVMDAWPTEKSMMLLARENNLSETAFIVGGNGRYHLRWFTPGCEVELCGHATLASAYTVMEQIEPGLDEVRFDTLGGELVIRRDGDAFLMDLPTYELREIPVTHEMTTAFGARPSRAVLGLDLICVFDDEETVRAMRPDQTLLMTIPGRIQNATARGTDVDCVSRSFCSKLAIPEDPVCGSAHCQIADFWCRELGKSEVLAYQASERGGYLRCRPLGEGRVEIGGEASLVAVSEIVAPLP; from the coding sequence ATGAAGCAGTACGTAGTCGACGCATTTGCGCCCCGGCCTTTTACCGGCAACCCCGCTGCCGTGTGCGTGATGGATGCGTGGCCCACCGAAAAGTCCATGATGCTGCTCGCCCGGGAGAACAATCTCTCGGAAACGGCCTTCATCGTGGGCGGCAACGGACGCTACCACCTGCGCTGGTTCACGCCCGGCTGCGAGGTGGAACTGTGCGGGCATGCCACCTTGGCCTCAGCTTATACCGTCATGGAGCAGATCGAACCCGGCCTTGACGAGGTGCGTTTCGACACCTTGGGCGGCGAACTCGTCATCCGCCGCGACGGCGACGCCTTCTTGATGGACCTACCTACATATGAGCTGCGCGAGATTCCCGTGACCCACGAAATGACCACCGCATTCGGCGCACGTCCCAGCCGCGCCGTGTTGGGTCTGGACTTGATCTGCGTGTTCGACGACGAAGAGACCGTGCGCGCCATGCGCCCCGATCAGACGCTGCTCATGACGATTCCTGGGCGCATCCAGAACGCCACGGCCCGCGGCACGGACGTGGATTGCGTCTCGCGGAGCTTCTGTTCGAAACTTGCCATTCCCGAGGACCCGGTTTGCGGATCGGCCCATTGTCAGATTGCAGACTTCTGGTGCCGTGAGCTGGGCAAGTCCGAAGTCCTCGCCTATCAGGCCTCCGAACGCGGCGGGTATCTGCGTTGTCGGCCGTTGGGCGAAGGCCGCGTCGAAATCGGCGGCGAAGCCTCCTTGGTCGCCGTGTCGGAAATCGTGGCGCCGCTGCCTTAA
- a CDS encoding carboxymuconolactone decarboxylase family protein gives MAEKIVQTAGREQLGEFAPMFAHLNDDVLFGEVWNEDAIDVKTKCIVTVVSLMASGITDSSLTYHLQNAKAHGVTKEEIAAIITHATMYVGWPKGWAVFRLAKEVWDD, from the coding sequence ATGGCTGAAAAGATCGTACAAACCGCAGGCCGCGAGCAGCTCGGCGAATTCGCGCCGATGTTCGCGCACCTTAACGACGACGTCCTGTTCGGAGAAGTGTGGAACGAAGACGCCATCGACGTCAAAACCAAGTGCATCGTCACGGTGGTTTCACTCATGGCGTCGGGCATCACCGATTCGTCCCTGACCTACCACCTGCAGAACGCGAAGGCCCACGGGGTGACCAAGGAGGAAATCGCCGCGATCATCACCCACGCCACCATGTATGTGGGATGGCCGAAGGGCTGGGCTGTGTTCCGCCTGGCCAAAGAGGTGTGGGACGACTAG
- the htpG gene encoding molecular chaperone HtpG has translation MRKFKTESKKLLDLMINSIYTNREIFLRELISNASDAVDKLYFRSLTDSDVQLSADELAIDVAFDKDARTITVSDSGIGMNKDELEKNLGTIAHSGSLDFKTENAEGEQASAVDIIGQFGVGFYSAFMVAKKVVVVSKRYGEDEACSWTSDGVEGYTIADAERENHGTDVILYLKDDADEDSYSEFLSEWKLRELIKKYSNYVRYPIRMEVSKTRTLPKPEDAGDDYTPQHEHYTEIETINSMVPIWKRKKSEVTDEEYNEFYKSDFHDFVDPLRTMSVHAEGMLTYDALLFIPGRQPYDLFSPDYKKGLALYSSNVLIMEKCEDLLPDYFGFVRGVVASEDLTLNISRETLQHNTQLRAIAKKVEKKIKSELADMRDKDRDAYEGFFKNFGRNLKFGIYSTYGQAASTLSDLLLFYSAKQEKLVTLDEYVDAMLADQEAIYYAAGNSVERLAKLPVVQSVLDRGFDVLLCAEDVDELCLQSMFQYKEKEFKNVSGGNLGLETEDEKAAAEAAAKDNEALFAAMKDALGEKVTKVSVSTRLTTAEAAPACITAEGPVSLEMEKLFAGMPVPEGGEAPRASRVLEVNAANPVFEVLKAAQEAEDADKVKLYADVLYNQALLVEGMPLEDPVAFANEIAQLMK, from the coding sequence ATGCGTAAATTCAAAACAGAGAGCAAGAAGCTCCTCGACTTGATGATTAATTCCATCTACACCAACCGCGAAATCTTCCTGCGCGAGCTCATCTCCAACGCGTCGGACGCTGTGGACAAGCTGTACTTCCGCAGCCTGACCGACTCCGACGTGCAGCTGTCCGCCGACGAGCTGGCCATCGACGTGGCCTTCGACAAGGATGCCCGCACCATCACCGTGTCCGACTCGGGCATCGGCATGAACAAGGACGAGTTGGAGAAGAACCTGGGCACCATCGCCCATTCCGGCAGCTTGGATTTCAAGACCGAAAACGCCGAAGGCGAGCAGGCCAGCGCCGTGGACATCATCGGCCAGTTCGGCGTGGGCTTCTACTCCGCGTTCATGGTGGCCAAAAAGGTGGTCGTGGTTTCGAAGCGCTACGGTGAGGACGAGGCCTGCAGCTGGACTTCCGACGGCGTGGAGGGCTACACCATCGCCGACGCCGAGCGTGAGAACCACGGCACCGACGTGATCCTGTACCTGAAGGACGATGCAGACGAAGATTCCTATTCCGAGTTCCTGAGCGAATGGAAGCTTAGGGAGCTCATCAAGAAGTACAGCAACTACGTGCGCTACCCCATCCGCATGGAGGTGTCCAAGACCCGCACGCTGCCCAAGCCCGAAGACGCCGGCGACGACTACACGCCGCAGCACGAGCATTACACCGAAATCGAAACCATCAACTCCATGGTGCCTATCTGGAAGCGCAAGAAATCCGAGGTCACCGACGAGGAGTACAACGAGTTCTACAAGTCCGACTTCCACGATTTCGTCGACCCCTTGCGCACCATGTCGGTGCACGCCGAGGGCATGCTGACCTACGACGCGCTGCTGTTCATCCCTGGCCGCCAGCCCTACGATTTGTTCTCGCCCGACTACAAGAAGGGTCTGGCACTGTACAGCTCCAACGTGCTCATCATGGAGAAGTGCGAAGACCTGCTGCCCGATTACTTCGGCTTCGTCCGCGGCGTGGTGGCCAGCGAGGATCTGACCCTGAACATCTCCCGCGAAACGCTGCAGCACAACACCCAGCTGCGCGCCATCGCCAAAAAGGTGGAGAAGAAGATCAAGAGCGAACTGGCTGACATGCGCGATAAGGACCGCGACGCCTACGAGGGCTTCTTCAAGAATTTCGGTCGCAATTTGAAGTTCGGCATCTACTCCACCTACGGACAGGCCGCATCCACCCTGTCCGACCTGCTGCTGTTTTACTCCGCCAAGCAGGAGAAGCTGGTCACGCTGGACGAATACGTGGACGCCATGCTGGCCGACCAGGAGGCAATCTACTACGCGGCGGGCAACTCCGTGGAGCGTCTGGCCAAGCTGCCCGTGGTCCAGAGCGTGCTCGACCGCGGATTCGACGTGCTGCTGTGCGCCGAGGACGTGGACGAGCTGTGCCTGCAGTCCATGTTCCAATATAAGGAGAAGGAGTTCAAGAACGTGTCCGGCGGCAACCTGGGTCTGGAGACCGAGGATGAGAAGGCCGCTGCGGAAGCTGCCGCCAAGGACAACGAAGCCCTGTTCGCAGCCATGAAGGACGCCCTGGGCGAAAAGGTGACGAAGGTGTCCGTGTCCACGCGCCTGACCACTGCTGAGGCCGCGCCGGCCTGCATTACCGCCGAAGGCCCCGTGTCCCTGGAGATGGAGAAGCTCTTCGCCGGCATGCCGGTGCCCGAGGGTGGGGAAGCGCCCCGCGCGTCCCGCGTGCTGGAAGTGAACGCAGCCAACCCCGTGTTCGAGGTGCTCAAGGCCGCCCAGGAGGCGGAAGACGCCGACAAGGTGAAGCTTTACGCCGACGTGCTGTACAACCAGGCGTTGCTGGTAGAGGGCATGCCGCTGGAAGACCCGGTGGCCTTCGCCAACGAGATTGCCCAGCTCATGAAGTAG